One part of the Syngnathus acus chromosome 17, fSynAcu1.2, whole genome shotgun sequence genome encodes these proteins:
- the LOC119137222 gene encoding zinc finger protein 345-like has translation MEFNVPLSSLALLVPPLRLMSAVMWEVVHQRNIKHYGKLEEFVTMVTDAVPDLMSKREGRLLSLGLRARTTLELLRSEHPDDLKAVETHLNRIQSSCVEETNDPVIEAPEANFMKLVQGLIEDTDGREHFLKNVFPVEYGPDFDTALETLVCEFFTRLEELLPIPDFKQTASWLSAAPSVLEEYIQCVSTGEDLKFLLQSKECHGKLAKSTVAPFQSDDLLIPSLSLPPSLEVAIASHPSACDDDHNVPQIVMFDEELSTNPSTSTDFPDSPKRTDMSSSPCHRPQVSTHKCSDCGKCFKHHSVLVEHQRVHSGLQPYNCSECGRAFRTATLLAGHRLRKCKNAAYLCIKCGNSFPSSLEKFRHHCPKRGRNYDCGHCRKTFQKSSSLKEHLLTHVPSRLFKCSHCGEGFSGIGDLKYHQQVDHDKPYQCKQCGKSFISSKCLVKHQQRHNGGSQMEASKLLSGDKRRKCGTAHRIPSLPSRKLAVKSAYPRGRITHNCPLCGRSFKYRFEFLEHQRFHTAVKPYKCSQCGKAFRTEAHLSGHRKRKCKNAAHICTKCGCQFRSMHECVRHQCVQLLTKYECSHCGKTFKMAHLLRNHQMTEHQLPYSPNHRFRCRYCDETFPGISELKYHQRVDHEKPYQCQECGKCFLSEKCLSNHELRHNDDRPESCPVCGRGFRNRYDLKQHMRTHTGERPYQCTHCSQCFSTAGGLRSHTRVHTGEKPHVCPDCGKAFSQMGAMRTHRLTHTGERPFKCTVCGKGFTMAHKVTVHMRVHTGERPYVCSQCGKAFSDGSVLKQHMLNHSGVRPFHCQICPKTYTCLNHLRRHLKSHSAIS, from the exons ATGG AATTCAATGTTCCCCTGTCATCACTGGCCCTCCTGGTCCCACCACTGAGGCTGATGTCAGCGGTGATGTGGGAAGTGGTTCACCAGAGGAACATCAAACACTATGGGAAGCTGGAGGAGTTTGTAACCATGGTTACAGATGCAGTTCCTGACCTCATGAGTAAAAGAGAGGGGAGACTCTTGTCACTGGGCCTCAGGGCCAGG ACCACTCTTGAATTGTTACGTTCTGAGCATCCTGACGATCTCAAAGCTGTGGAAACTCACCTCAACAGGATCCAATCATCTTGTGTCGAAGAG ACAAATGATCCTGTAATTGAAGCACCGGAGGCCAATTTTATGAAGCTGGTACAAGGTCTTATTGAAGATACTGATGGCAGGGAACATTTCCTCAAG AACGTGTTTCCGGTGGAGTACGGCCCTGACTTTGACACAGCTCTGGAGACGCTAGTTTGTGAATTCTTCACCAGACTTGAGGAGCTACTGCCAATCCCAGATTTCAAGCAG actGCGTCTTGGCTTAGTGCTGCCCCCTCTGTCCTTGAGGAGTACATACAGTGTGTGTCAACTGGAGAAGACCTCAAATTTCTCCTCCAAAGCAAAGAGTGTCATGGAAAACTGGCGAAAAGTACTGTTG CTCCTTTTCAGTCGGATGATCTTCTCATCCCATCCTTATCTCTGCCCCCGTCTTTGGAAGTGGCCATCGCGTCCCATCCGAGCGCTTGCGACGATGACCACAACGTCCCTCAGATAGTCATGTTTGACGAAGAACTGTCCACAAACCCTTCCACGTCAACTGACTTTCCAGATTCTCCGAAAAGAACTGACATGTCCTCATCTCCTTGTCACAGACCGCAGGTATCCACACACAAATGTTCCGATTGTGGTAAATGCTTCAAGCATCATTCCGTGCTAGTGGAGCACCAGCGAGTCCACAGCGGCCTGCAGCCTTACAACTGCTCCGAGTGCGGGAGGGCTTTCCGAACAGCCACTCTGCTGGCCGGACACAGGCTACGCAAATGCAAAAATGCGGCATACCTGTGCATCAAATGCGGGAACAGCTTTCCCTCGTCCCTGGAGAAATTCCGACACCACTGCCCGAAACGAGGACGGAATTATGATTGCGGGCACTGCAGAAAGACCTTCCAAAAGTCAAGCAGCCTGAAGGAACACCTCCTCACTCACGTTCCGAGCCGCCTTTTCAAATGCAGCCATTGCGGCGAAGGCTTTTCCGGCATCGGCGATCTCAAGTATCACCAGCAGGTGGATCACGACAAGCCGTACCAATGCAAACAATGTGGGAAGAGCTTCATCTCCTCCAAATGTCTGGTGAAACATCAGCAACGCCACAACGGGGGCAGCCAGATGGAGGCCTCCAAATTGCTGAGTGGAGACAAGCGCAGGAAATGTGGTACCGCTCATCGGATTCCCTCGTTGCCCTCGAGGAAACTGGCCGTCAAATCCGCCTACCCTCGAGGGCGAATCACCCACAACTGCCCGCTGTGCGGAAGGAGCTTCAAGTATCGCTTTGAGTTTCTGGAGCATCAACGGTTCCACACGGCCGTCAAGCCATACAAATGCTCCCAGTGCGGCAAAGCCTTCCGCACCGAGGCTCACCTGTCCGGCCACAGAAAAAGGAAGTGCAAGAACGCCGCCCACATTTGCACCAAGTGCGGCTGCCAGTTTAGGTCCATGCACGAATGCGTCCGACACCAGTGCGTGCAGCTGCTGACCAAATACGAATGCTCGCACTGCGGCAAGACCTTCAAGATGGCCCACCTCCTGAGGAACCATCAGATGACTGAACACCAGCTCCCCTACAGCCCCAACCATCGCTTCAGGTGTCGATACTGCGACGAGACCTTCCCCGGGATCAGCGAGCTCAAGTATCATCAACGCGTCGACCACGAGAAACCGTACCAGTGCCAGGAGTGCGGCAAATGCTTCCTGTCCGAAAAGTGCTTGTCTAATCACGAGCTGCGACATAACGACGACAGGCCGGAGAGCTGCCCGGTCTGCGGCCGCGGCTTCCGAAACCGCTACGACTTGAAACAGCACATGCGCACGCATACGGGCGAGCGGCCCTACCAGTGCACGCACTGCTCGCAGTGCTTCTCCACCGCCGGCGGCCTGAGGAGCCACACGCGCGTTCACACCGGCGAGAAGCCTCACGTGTGCCCCGATTGCGGCAAGGCTTTCTCTCAGATGGGTGCCATGCGCACCCACAGGCTcacccacactggcgagagGCCCTTCAAATGCACCGTGTGCGGCAAAGGCTTCACCATGGCGCACAAGGTGACGGTGCACATGCGCGTCCACACCGGCGAACGGCCTTACGTGTGCTCCCAGTGCGGCAAAGCCTTCTCTGACGGGAGCGTGCTCAAGCAGCACATGCTCAACCACTCAGGGGTGCGACCTTTCCACTGCCAGATCTGTCCCAAGACGTACACCTGTCTCAACCACTTGAGGCGGCACCTCAAAAGTCACTCCGCCATCAGCTAA
- the LOC119137223 gene encoding zinc finger protein ZFMSA12A-like isoform X2, with product MGPLPLPLLRLLAPPLRVMSAIMWKVVHLRSTEHYEKVVEFITMVNEAIPDILTHRQRMLIMLGLKLKMLSCEQDVTCVKSVLESILPGSPEEVHPPNDGFETNLATLVVRLVDDHEWREHFLKNEFPVNYGPEFDIALETLVSDFFNRLDGLLLVPDFKQISTWIGDDASALLEAYQRYACEAEDFTTLLRNIIQKGKLTKVNTNETDTSTSEQQLISSLTLPISVKETNSACETLNDDAQEVFPQSSTDVEEITWTYVVQQEPEICSQEETVVILNNSKEEEITVELVLDDQHLSTASVPSTSTPQPAMSSSTVGPQRQRVAHKCPHCNKCYIYRYELLEHQRIHTGELPYKCTQCGKAFRRSSDLSCHRRSRCAKAAYICLKCGNSFQSVQEKFKHKCVHNPPRFDCSHCGKSFKKTCQLDKHEMIHTGKRIFTCKQCGEKFSSMSELKFHQKIHPAGLSNQCTFCGKMLPSAASLAAHEARHDPQKIHVCPFCAKSFRNKHELTRHKRVHTGERPYQCPYCEKRFYMSANLTVHIRTHTGEKPYLCPECGKAFVSAGELQIHRRIHTGERPYKCNVCDKGFTMAAKLTCHMRIHTGERPYVCTECGKGFSSGGQLKIHTMSHTGVRPYTCSLCPKTYKVLNHLKRHLRSHGIQPPSL from the exons ATGG GTCCCCTGCCTTTGCCGTTGCTAAGGCTCCTGGCCCCACCTCTGCGTGTAATGTCAGCCATCATGTGGAAGGTGGTTCACTTGCGAAGCACAGAGCATTATGAGAAAGTGGTGGAGTTCATCACCATGGTGAATGAAGCCATTCCTGATATCTTGACTCACAGACAGAGGATGCTGATTATGCTGGGATTGAAACTAAAG ATGTTAAGTTGTGAGCAAGACGTCACTTGTGTCAAAAGTGTCTTGGAGAGCATTCTGCCAGGCAGTCCAGAGGAG GTTCATCCACCAAATGATGGTTTTGAGACCAACTTAGCCACACTTGTTGTAAGACTCGTGGATGACCATGAATGGAGAGAACACTTTCTCAAG AATGAGTTCCCAGTGAATTACGGGCCAGAGTTTGACATAGCACTGGAAACGTTGGTGTCCGACTTCTTCAACAGATTGGATGGGCTTCTGCTTGTTCCGGATTTTAAACAG aTCTCAACGTGGATCGGTGATGACGCATCAGCCCTGCTGGAAGCATACCAGCGGTACGCTTGTGAAGCTGAAGACTTCACAACACTACTCAGAAACATAATCCAAAAAGGAAAACTAACCAAGGTGAACACCAATG AAACAGACACGTCTACCTCAGAACAGCAGCTCATCTCGTCACTAACGCTGCCCATCTCGGTGAAGGAGACAAACTCAGCCTGTGAAACTTTGAATGATGATGCTCAGGAGGTTTTTCCACAGAGTAGCACCGATGTTGAGGAAATTACTTGGACATATGTAGTCCAACAGGAACCTGAGATCTGCTCTCAGGAAGAAACGGTTGTAATTCTAAACAATAGCAAGGAAGAAGAAATCACAGTTGAGCTTGTTTTGGATGACCAACATTTATCCACCGCATCAGTTCCTTCCACATCTACTCCCCAACCTGCAATGTCTAGCTCCACAGTTGGCCCTCAACGGCAAAGAGTTGCACATAAATGCCCTCACTGTAACAAGTGCTACATTTATCGCTACGAACTCCTGGAACATCAGAGGATCCACACTGGAGAGTTGCCTTACAAGTGTACTCAATGTGGAAAGGCCTTTAGGAGAAGCTCAGATCTGTCTTGTCACAGGCGCTCACGCTGCGCAAAAGCTGCCTATATTTGCCTCAAATGTGGTAACAGCTTTCAGTCAGTACAGGAAAAGTTTAAGCACAAGTGTGTTCACAATCCACCACGGTTTGACTGTTCTCACTGTGGGAAAAGCTTCAAGAAGACGTGCCAGTTGGACAAACATGAGATGATTCACACCGGCAAACGGATCTTCACGTGCAAGCAGTGTGGAGAGAAGTTTTCTAGTATGAGTGAGCTGAAATTCCACCAGAAGATTCATCCTGCGGGGCTCTCCAATCAGTGCACCTTTTGCGGCAAAATGCTTCCTTCTGCTGCATCTTTGGCAGCTCACGAAGCACGCCACGATCCCCAAAAAATACACGTTTGTCCATTTTGCGCCAAATCCTTCAGGAACAAACATGAACTGACCCGTCACAAGCGCGTGCACACCGGCGAGAGGCCGTACCAATGCCCGTACTGCGAGAAACGTTTCTACATGTCTGCAAACCTTACTGTACACATACGCACCCATACCGGAGAGAAACCGTACCTGTGCCCTGAGTGCGGCAAAGCTTTCGTGTCAGCCGGCGAGCTGCAGATACACAGACGCATCCACACTGGGGAAAGGCCCTACAAATGCAACGTGTGCGATAAAGGATTTACCATGGCGGCCAAACTTACAtgtcatatgcgcattcacacTGGCGAGCGGCCTTACGTCTGCACGGAATGTGGAAAAGGCTTTTCAAGCGGTGGCCAGTTGAAAATTCATACAATGAGCCACACGGGAGTCCGACCCTACACTTGTAGCTTGTGTCCTAAAACCTACAAGGTTCTCAATCACCTGAAGAGGCATTTGAGATCTCACGGGATCCAACCACCGTCTCTTTGA
- the LOC119137223 gene encoding zinc finger protein ZFMSA12A-like isoform X1 codes for MEGPLPLPLLRLLAPPLRVMSAIMWKVVHLRSTEHYEKVVEFITMVNEAIPDILTHRQRMLIMLGLKLKMLSCEQDVTCVKSVLESILPGSPEEVHPPNDGFETNLATLVVRLVDDHEWREHFLKNEFPVNYGPEFDIALETLVSDFFNRLDGLLLVPDFKQISTWIGDDASALLEAYQRYACEAEDFTTLLRNIIQKGKLTKVNTNETDTSTSEQQLISSLTLPISVKETNSACETLNDDAQEVFPQSSTDVEEITWTYVVQQEPEICSQEETVVILNNSKEEEITVELVLDDQHLSTASVPSTSTPQPAMSSSTVGPQRQRVAHKCPHCNKCYIYRYELLEHQRIHTGELPYKCTQCGKAFRRSSDLSCHRRSRCAKAAYICLKCGNSFQSVQEKFKHKCVHNPPRFDCSHCGKSFKKTCQLDKHEMIHTGKRIFTCKQCGEKFSSMSELKFHQKIHPAGLSNQCTFCGKMLPSAASLAAHEARHDPQKIHVCPFCAKSFRNKHELTRHKRVHTGERPYQCPYCEKRFYMSANLTVHIRTHTGEKPYLCPECGKAFVSAGELQIHRRIHTGERPYKCNVCDKGFTMAAKLTCHMRIHTGERPYVCTECGKGFSSGGQLKIHTMSHTGVRPYTCSLCPKTYKVLNHLKRHLRSHGIQPPSL; via the exons ATGG AAGGTCCCCTGCCTTTGCCGTTGCTAAGGCTCCTGGCCCCACCTCTGCGTGTAATGTCAGCCATCATGTGGAAGGTGGTTCACTTGCGAAGCACAGAGCATTATGAGAAAGTGGTGGAGTTCATCACCATGGTGAATGAAGCCATTCCTGATATCTTGACTCACAGACAGAGGATGCTGATTATGCTGGGATTGAAACTAAAG ATGTTAAGTTGTGAGCAAGACGTCACTTGTGTCAAAAGTGTCTTGGAGAGCATTCTGCCAGGCAGTCCAGAGGAG GTTCATCCACCAAATGATGGTTTTGAGACCAACTTAGCCACACTTGTTGTAAGACTCGTGGATGACCATGAATGGAGAGAACACTTTCTCAAG AATGAGTTCCCAGTGAATTACGGGCCAGAGTTTGACATAGCACTGGAAACGTTGGTGTCCGACTTCTTCAACAGATTGGATGGGCTTCTGCTTGTTCCGGATTTTAAACAG aTCTCAACGTGGATCGGTGATGACGCATCAGCCCTGCTGGAAGCATACCAGCGGTACGCTTGTGAAGCTGAAGACTTCACAACACTACTCAGAAACATAATCCAAAAAGGAAAACTAACCAAGGTGAACACCAATG AAACAGACACGTCTACCTCAGAACAGCAGCTCATCTCGTCACTAACGCTGCCCATCTCGGTGAAGGAGACAAACTCAGCCTGTGAAACTTTGAATGATGATGCTCAGGAGGTTTTTCCACAGAGTAGCACCGATGTTGAGGAAATTACTTGGACATATGTAGTCCAACAGGAACCTGAGATCTGCTCTCAGGAAGAAACGGTTGTAATTCTAAACAATAGCAAGGAAGAAGAAATCACAGTTGAGCTTGTTTTGGATGACCAACATTTATCCACCGCATCAGTTCCTTCCACATCTACTCCCCAACCTGCAATGTCTAGCTCCACAGTTGGCCCTCAACGGCAAAGAGTTGCACATAAATGCCCTCACTGTAACAAGTGCTACATTTATCGCTACGAACTCCTGGAACATCAGAGGATCCACACTGGAGAGTTGCCTTACAAGTGTACTCAATGTGGAAAGGCCTTTAGGAGAAGCTCAGATCTGTCTTGTCACAGGCGCTCACGCTGCGCAAAAGCTGCCTATATTTGCCTCAAATGTGGTAACAGCTTTCAGTCAGTACAGGAAAAGTTTAAGCACAAGTGTGTTCACAATCCACCACGGTTTGACTGTTCTCACTGTGGGAAAAGCTTCAAGAAGACGTGCCAGTTGGACAAACATGAGATGATTCACACCGGCAAACGGATCTTCACGTGCAAGCAGTGTGGAGAGAAGTTTTCTAGTATGAGTGAGCTGAAATTCCACCAGAAGATTCATCCTGCGGGGCTCTCCAATCAGTGCACCTTTTGCGGCAAAATGCTTCCTTCTGCTGCATCTTTGGCAGCTCACGAAGCACGCCACGATCCCCAAAAAATACACGTTTGTCCATTTTGCGCCAAATCCTTCAGGAACAAACATGAACTGACCCGTCACAAGCGCGTGCACACCGGCGAGAGGCCGTACCAATGCCCGTACTGCGAGAAACGTTTCTACATGTCTGCAAACCTTACTGTACACATACGCACCCATACCGGAGAGAAACCGTACCTGTGCCCTGAGTGCGGCAAAGCTTTCGTGTCAGCCGGCGAGCTGCAGATACACAGACGCATCCACACTGGGGAAAGGCCCTACAAATGCAACGTGTGCGATAAAGGATTTACCATGGCGGCCAAACTTACAtgtcatatgcgcattcacacTGGCGAGCGGCCTTACGTCTGCACGGAATGTGGAAAAGGCTTTTCAAGCGGTGGCCAGTTGAAAATTCATACAATGAGCCACACGGGAGTCCGACCCTACACTTGTAGCTTGTGTCCTAAAACCTACAAGGTTCTCAATCACCTGAAGAGGCATTTGAGATCTCACGGGATCCAACCACCGTCTCTTTGA